In one Pseudomonadota bacterium genomic region, the following are encoded:
- a CDS encoding L-threonylcarbamoyladenylate synthase → MTQEPESGTRRLHDVAPAAALLRAGELVAFPTETVYGLGADALNPAAVARIFEAKGRPRFNPLIVHVPSLAAARSLAELPDWAEALAAAFWPGALTLVVPHRGSVPDLVTAGMATVGLRVPAHPLALALLEVTGPLAAPSANPSGRVSPTTADHVLSGLDGRIAAVLDGGPTEVGLESTIIGGPEPTLLRPGGIPAEAIEAALGVPLLAHAPAANAPTAPGQLASHYAPSGAVRLDALTALAGEVHLGFGPVSGDVSLSETGDLREAAARLFALLRELDTGAPIAVAPIPETGLGVAINDRLRRAAAPR, encoded by the coding sequence ATGACCCAAGAGCCAGAGAGTGGGACCCGGCGCCTCCACGACGTGGCACCCGCAGCGGCGTTGCTTCGCGCCGGAGAGCTCGTCGCCTTCCCCACGGAGACAGTCTATGGCCTCGGTGCCGACGCGCTCAATCCGGCCGCTGTGGCTCGTATCTTCGAGGCGAAGGGCCGCCCGCGCTTCAACCCGCTCATCGTCCATGTCCCATCGCTCGCGGCTGCGCGTTCGCTCGCGGAGCTGCCCGATTGGGCAGAGGCACTGGCCGCTGCGTTCTGGCCCGGGGCACTCACACTCGTGGTGCCGCATCGCGGCTCCGTGCCCGATCTCGTCACCGCGGGCATGGCCACCGTCGGGCTGCGCGTGCCTGCCCATCCCCTTGCCCTTGCGCTTCTGGAAGTCACGGGCCCTCTTGCCGCGCCATCGGCCAATCCATCGGGCCGAGTGAGCCCGACAACGGCGGACCATGTCCTCTCCGGGCTCGACGGGCGCATCGCCGCCGTCCTCGACGGTGGCCCCACGGAGGTGGGCCTGGAAAGCACGATCATCGGAGGGCCGGAGCCCACGCTTCTGCGCCCGGGCGGCATCCCCGCAGAGGCCATCGAGGCCGCGCTCGGCGTGCCGCTTCTGGCCCATGCGCCTGCCGCGAACGCCCCCACCGCACCGGGACAGCTTGCCTCGCACTACGCCCCGTCCGGGGCCGTGCGGCTCGACGCACTCACTGCGCTCGCGGGCGAAGTGCATCTCGGCTTCGGTCCGGTTTCGGGGGATGTGTCCTTGAGCGAGACGGGCGATCTGCGTGAAGCGGCGGCACGGCTCTTCGCGCTGCTTCGGGAGCTCGACACGGGCGCGCCCATCGCCGTGGCACCGATCCCGGAAACCGGGCTTGGCGTCGCGATCAATGACAGGCTGCGGCGCGCGGCGGCCCCGCGCTAG
- a CDS encoding protein-disulfide reductase DsbD domain-containing protein → MSAARTLFCTASICALLASPLPAQGLFDGDIITAEVLPGWREEGMGHMAAIRLTLEQGWKTYWRAPGDAGIPPIFEFGSSENLASLRPHWPVPEIFDQGGMRSIGYEREVIIPLYLTRRDADAPIRVSGTLHVGVCEEVCVPAQLPIDVVLPAQGAADAEISAALADRPMTEAEARVGAVTCAVTPTENGLSLTVRAELPAIGAAEEVAIETADPTVWVAEPSVTRADDVLTAQTDLVRYNAEPFAFDRSGLRMTVFAAGAAVDIRGCTGG, encoded by the coding sequence ATGTCTGCTGCCCGCACCCTCTTTTGCACCGCGTCGATCTGCGCGCTCCTCGCGAGCCCCCTTCCCGCTCAAGGCCTGTTCGACGGTGATATCATCACGGCCGAGGTGCTACCGGGCTGGCGCGAAGAGGGCATGGGCCACATGGCCGCGATTCGGCTGACCTTGGAACAAGGCTGGAAAACATATTGGCGCGCGCCCGGTGATGCCGGGATCCCGCCCATCTTCGAATTCGGCAGTTCCGAGAATCTTGCCTCCCTGCGCCCGCACTGGCCGGTGCCGGAGATCTTCGATCAGGGAGGCATGCGCTCCATCGGCTACGAGCGTGAGGTCATCATCCCCCTCTACCTGACGCGGCGGGACGCCGATGCGCCCATCCGCGTGAGCGGCACGCTCCATGTGGGCGTTTGCGAGGAAGTCTGCGTTCCCGCGCAGCTTCCCATCGATGTGGTCCTGCCTGCACAGGGTGCCGCGGATGCGGAGATCTCTGCCGCCCTCGCCGACCGCCCCATGACGGAGGCCGAGGCGCGCGTGGGCGCCGTCACCTGCGCCGTCACGCCGACAGAGAACGGTCTTTCGCTCACGGTGCGCGCGGAGCTGCCCGCCATCGGAGCCGCGGAAGAGGTGGCCATCGAGACGGCGGACCCGACCGTCTGGGTCGCTGAGCCCAGCGTGACCCGTGCGGACGATGTGCTCACCGCCCAGACGGACCTTGTGCGCTACAATGCAGAGCCCTTCGCCTTCGATCGCTCTGGGCTGCGGATGACCGTCTTCGCTGCGGGCGCCGCGGTGGATATCCGCGGCTGTACCGGCGGCTAG
- the moaB gene encoding molybdenum cofactor biosynthesis protein B, with protein MSRIDEDRAFLPCRIAVLTVSDTRSAEDDRSGDVLVGRLTEAGHALAARRIVEDDRTAISERLRAWIADPEIDIVISTGGTGLTGRDVTVEAHRDVYEKEIDAFGTIFTIVSMQKIGTSAVQSRATAGVAGGTYLFALPGSPGACKDAWDEILVKQLDFRHRPCNFVEILPRLDEHLRRK; from the coding sequence ATGAGCCGCATCGACGAGGACCGGGCCTTCCTGCCTTGCCGGATAGCGGTGCTCACCGTGAGCGACACGCGCAGCGCGGAAGATGACCGCTCCGGCGACGTGCTGGTGGGCCGGCTCACGGAAGCGGGGCATGCGCTCGCGGCACGCCGGATCGTCGAGGACGATCGCACAGCCATCTCCGAGCGACTGAGGGCGTGGATCGCGGACCCCGAGATTGACATCGTGATATCCACCGGGGGCACTGGGCTGACCGGGCGCGATGTGACGGTCGAGGCCCACCGTGATGTCTATGAGAAGGAGATCGACGCCTTCGGGACGATCTTCACCATCGTCTCGATGCAAAAGATCGGGACATCCGCCGTGCAATCCCGCGCCACCGCGGGGGTCGCGGGAGGCACCTATCTCTTCGCACTGCCGGGCTCGCCCGGGGCCTGCAAGGACGCGTGGGACGAAATCCTCGTCAAACAGCTCGATTTCCGCCACCGGCCCTGCAACTTCGTCGAGATTTTGCCTCGGCTCGACGAACACTTGCGACGGAAATAA
- a CDS encoding HlyD family efflux transporter periplasmic adaptor subunit: MRFLFRSLSGLFLLALTAGLLAVGVGELRDAARAMAEDSGRSFPARERVFAVNVVTIDPQTVEPVLEAFGEVRSRRTLDLRPEVSGAVVMLSDAFVDGGRVSAGDVLLQVDPANAESDLALARAELNEARAELAEAERALVLSRDELAAAEDMVILQDRALARQRDLVDRGVGTDAAVEAAELTVNAARQSVLSRRGAVQAAEQRVTTTTARIERAKINAGEAERALENATITAAFSGVLSDVTIVEGGVVGQNERVATLVDDTELEVAVRVSTEQYTRLLDEGGLIRQADVTVALDVFGADILAQGTVSRVSASVGEGQTGRLLFVSLDTAPGFRPGDFVSVSISEPPVPGVSRLPSSALSASSTVLVLDEENRLAEAPVELVRRQGDDVLVRAFPIAGRQIVAERSPLLGAGIRVNPLTPEAIEEQLAAGPAMVELDEERRARLIAFVEGNQRMPAGAKERVIAQLREPSVPAEMVERLEGRMGG; this comes from the coding sequence ATGCGTTTTCTTTTTCGAAGCCTTTCCGGCCTTTTTCTCCTCGCGCTCACCGCGGGCCTTTTGGCCGTGGGCGTCGGCGAACTCCGAGATGCCGCGCGCGCCATGGCCGAAGACAGCGGGCGCAGCTTCCCAGCCCGAGAGCGCGTCTTTGCCGTCAACGTGGTGACGATCGACCCGCAGACCGTCGAGCCGGTGCTCGAGGCCTTCGGCGAAGTGCGCTCGCGCAGGACGCTCGATTTGCGCCCCGAGGTGTCGGGGGCGGTTGTGATGCTGTCAGACGCGTTCGTGGATGGCGGGCGCGTCTCGGCGGGGGATGTCCTCCTTCAGGTGGACCCTGCCAACGCGGAGAGCGATCTGGCGCTGGCCCGGGCAGAGCTCAACGAGGCGCGCGCCGAGCTCGCGGAAGCCGAGCGGGCGCTGGTCCTGTCGCGAGACGAGCTGGCGGCCGCAGAGGACATGGTCATCCTTCAGGACCGCGCGCTGGCGCGGCAGCGGGACCTCGTGGATCGTGGCGTCGGAACGGACGCCGCTGTGGAGGCGGCGGAGCTGACGGTAAACGCAGCACGGCAATCCGTCCTTTCGCGGCGCGGCGCGGTGCAGGCCGCGGAGCAGCGGGTGACGACGACGACCGCGCGCATCGAACGAGCTAAGATCAACGCCGGCGAGGCGGAGCGCGCGCTCGAAAACGCAACGATCACGGCGGCCTTCTCCGGTGTCCTGTCTGACGTGACGATCGTCGAGGGCGGCGTGGTGGGTCAGAACGAGCGGGTGGCAACACTCGTCGATGACACCGAGCTCGAGGTGGCCGTGCGCGTCTCCACCGAGCAATACACGCGGCTTCTGGACGAGGGCGGGCTGATCCGGCAGGCCGATGTCACCGTGGCGCTCGATGTCTTTGGCGCGGATATCCTGGCTCAGGGCACGGTCTCCCGGGTGAGCGCCTCGGTGGGCGAGGGGCAAACGGGACGTCTTCTATTCGTCTCGCTCGACACGGCGCCGGGGTTCCGTCCGGGCGATTTTGTCAGCGTCTCGATCAGCGAGCCCCCGGTGCCTGGCGTGTCCCGGCTCCCGTCCTCCGCGCTCTCGGCATCGAGCACGGTGCTCGTCCTCGACGAAGAGAATCGCCTCGCCGAAGCACCTGTGGAGCTCGTGCGGCGGCAGGGCGACGACGTGCTGGTGCGCGCATTTCCCATCGCTGGCCGGCAGATCGTGGCGGAGCGCTCACCGCTTCTGGGCGCAGGCATCCGGGTAAACCCGCTGACGCCGGAGGCCATCGAGGAGCAGCTCGCTGCAGGCCCGGCCATGGTGGAGCTCGACGAGGAGCGCCGCGCACGGCTCATCGCCTTTGTCGAAGGCAATCAGCGCATGCCCGCAGGCGCAAAGGAGCGGGTGATCGCGCAACTTCGCGAGCCCTCCGTCCCCGCCGAGATGGTCGAGCGCCTCGAAGGCCGGATGGGAGGCTAG
- a CDS encoding MBL fold metallo-hydrolase, with product MSDRQAEAALLSYPVAEPPPPGKGVEVAEGVLWLRFPLPMALDHVNLYAFDEGDSWTLIDAGMRWPKGEAALETLRSGALGGKPISRVICTHHHPDHVGYAGRFQAEGAELFMTRTAWLTARMLTLDVQEKYPPETVRFYKRAGMDAAVLAARLDERPFNFADVVEHMPLGYTRLSEGDVIRFGGRTWVVRLGSGHAPDHATFWSRDDGLVLTGDQIIPGISPNIGLYPTEPEADPVADWIASCERLSAFAEPQQLALPGHKRPFQGLPLRLGQLMDNHHGVLRRLLAHLETPSTAGETFLPIFKREIGKGEYGLALVEAFAHCQHLFHRGAVTRELNEAGAFVYRAV from the coding sequence ATGAGCGATCGGCAGGCGGAGGCCGCTCTCCTAAGCTATCCCGTTGCGGAGCCGCCTCCCCCGGGCAAGGGTGTGGAGGTGGCCGAGGGTGTCCTCTGGCTTCGGTTTCCGCTGCCGATGGCGCTCGATCACGTCAACCTCTACGCCTTTGACGAGGGCGACAGCTGGACCCTGATCGACGCGGGCATGCGCTGGCCGAAGGGCGAGGCGGCGCTGGAGACCTTGCGCTCCGGTGCGCTGGGCGGGAAGCCCATATCAAGGGTGATTTGCACGCATCACCATCCTGACCATGTCGGATATGCCGGGCGCTTCCAGGCGGAGGGCGCCGAGCTCTTCATGACCCGTACGGCGTGGCTCACGGCACGCATGCTCACGCTCGACGTGCAGGAGAAGTATCCGCCGGAAACAGTCCGTTTCTACAAACGGGCGGGCATGGATGCGGCCGTGCTGGCGGCGCGGCTGGACGAGCGTCCCTTCAACTTCGCGGATGTCGTCGAGCACATGCCTCTGGGCTATACCCGGCTCAGTGAGGGCGATGTGATCCGCTTCGGCGGCAGGACCTGGGTCGTGCGCCTCGGGTCGGGACACGCGCCTGATCATGCCACCTTCTGGTCTCGTGATGACGGGCTCGTACTTACCGGGGATCAGATCATTCCCGGCATCAGCCCTAATATCGGCCTCTACCCAACCGAGCCCGAGGCGGACCCGGTCGCCGACTGGATCGCCTCCTGCGAGCGCCTGAGCGCATTCGCGGAGCCGCAGCAGCTGGCGCTGCCGGGGCATAAGAGACCCTTCCAGGGGCTTCCGCTGCGCCTAGGTCAGCTGATGGACAATCACCACGGCGTCCTGCGGCGGCTCCTGGCGCATCTCGAGACGCCCAGCACCGCAGGCGAGACGTTCCTTCCGATCTTCAAGCGCGAGATCGGCAAGGGAGAATACGGCCTCGCTCTGGTGGAGGCCTTCGCCCATTGCCAGCACCTCTTTCATCGGGGAGCGGTGACGCGGGAGCTCAACGAGGCGGGTGCCTTCGTTTATCGGGCGGTCTGA
- a CDS encoding YqgE/AlgH family protein has translation MLSAHVLRVTEQSAPTDLTGQLLIAMPGMSDPRFDRAVIFMCAHSDEGAMGLIVNKPAEDVRFADLLEQLEITGTDKSRDIRVLFGGPVEHGRGFVLHSPDYVANESTLQVDGTVGMTATLDILEDIARGEGPEASVLALGYAGWGPGQIEGEIAANGWLTCPATADFVFGEDHGGKWVGALKSLGIDPLLLSAEGGRA, from the coding sequence ATGTTGAGCGCGCATGTATTACGGGTGACCGAGCAGAGCGCCCCGACCGACCTCACAGGCCAGCTTCTCATCGCCATGCCGGGCATGAGTGATCCGCGCTTTGACCGCGCCGTCATCTTCATGTGCGCGCATTCCGACGAGGGCGCGATGGGCCTCATCGTGAACAAACCCGCCGAGGATGTGCGCTTCGCGGACCTCCTCGAGCAGCTCGAGATCACCGGTACCGACAAAAGCCGCGACATCCGCGTCCTCTTCGGGGGACCTGTGGAACACGGTCGCGGCTTCGTGCTTCATTCTCCCGACTACGTCGCCAACGAGAGTACCCTGCAGGTCGACGGGACGGTGGGCATGACCGCCACGCTCGACATCCTCGAGGATATCGCGCGGGGCGAGGGGCCCGAAGCCTCGGTGCTTGCGCTGGGCTATGCGGGGTGGGGGCCCGGTCAGATCGAGGGTGAGATCGCGGCCAACGGATGGCTCACCTGCCCGGCCACGGCGGATTTCGTCTTCGGCGAGGATCACGGCGGCAAATGGGTGGGGGCTCTGAAGAGCCTCGGGATCGATCCGCTTCTGCTTTCGGCCGAGGGCGGGCGGGCCTAG
- a CDS encoding acyl-CoA dehydrogenase → MPYRSPVSDYQFIFDAVVPMAPVAATERFSEAQPDLLDAVLTEAGKMCDEIIAPLQRHGDVHPAKLENGVVRTPPGFAAGYDAIKDGGWVGMAAQPEHGGMGLPMGVASAWNDMMSGACISLHLLPLLSQGQIEALEHHASDQLKDIYLEKLVSGQWSGTMNLTEPQAGSDVGALRTKAEPQGDGSYKITGQKIYITWGDSDFVENTCHLVLARLPDGVPGPKGITLFMVPKFIPNEDGTPGERNSLRVVSLEHKLGIHGSPTCVMEFDGARGWLVGEEHNGMACMFTMMNNARLGVGMQGIGVAEGAYQHALAYAMDRTQGKSMLQGGRGTIVDHADVRRMLTSMKADIFAARCIGVACAQAIDMATATGDKAWKARAALLTPIAKSFGSEVGIDVAEQGVQIHGGMGFVEETGAAQYSRDVRITTIYEGTNGIQAMDLVARKMMDGGEAASALFEEIESHAEEAKARFPELAKAVWHACETLSETTDWLVAQGDLNDRFAGAVPYMLGFARVLGAHFHLKAAMAGDETRVKMARFYIERLLPQHLGHFVHAKAGAEGIYALTADELAA, encoded by the coding sequence ATGCCCTACCGCTCTCCTGTTTCCGATTATCAGTTCATTTTCGATGCCGTGGTCCCCATGGCGCCGGTGGCCGCGACGGAGCGCTTCTCCGAAGCGCAGCCCGACCTGCTCGACGCCGTGCTGACCGAAGCCGGCAAGATGTGCGATGAGATCATCGCGCCGCTCCAGCGGCACGGCGACGTGCACCCGGCCAAGCTCGAGAATGGCGTAGTTCGGACGCCCCCGGGCTTTGCCGCGGGCTATGATGCAATCAAAGACGGCGGCTGGGTCGGCATGGCTGCGCAGCCCGAGCATGGTGGCATGGGGCTCCCGATGGGTGTTGCGTCAGCCTGGAACGACATGATGTCCGGCGCCTGCATTTCGCTGCATCTCCTGCCGCTCCTCTCCCAGGGTCAGATCGAGGCGCTCGAGCATCACGCCTCCGATCAGCTCAAGGACATCTACCTCGAGAAGCTGGTGAGCGGGCAGTGGTCCGGCACCATGAACCTGACCGAGCCGCAGGCGGGCTCCGACGTGGGCGCCCTGCGCACGAAGGCCGAGCCGCAGGGAGATGGCTCCTACAAGATCACCGGGCAGAAGATCTACATCACCTGGGGTGACAGCGATTTCGTCGAGAACACCTGCCATCTCGTGCTCGCGCGGCTGCCGGACGGTGTGCCAGGGCCCAAGGGCATCACGCTCTTCATGGTGCCTAAGTTCATCCCCAACGAGGATGGCACGCCTGGTGAGCGTAACTCGCTGCGCGTCGTGAGCCTCGAGCACAAGCTCGGCATCCATGGCTCGCCGACCTGCGTCATGGAGTTCGACGGCGCGCGCGGCTGGCTCGTGGGCGAGGAGCACAACGGCATGGCCTGCATGTTCACCATGATGAACAATGCCCGCCTCGGTGTCGGGATGCAGGGCATTGGCGTGGCCGAGGGCGCCTACCAGCACGCGCTGGCCTACGCCATGGACCGCACGCAGGGCAAAAGCATGCTCCAAGGTGGACGCGGCACCATCGTCGATCACGCCGACGTGCGCCGCATGCTGACATCCATGAAGGCCGATATCTTCGCCGCACGATGCATTGGCGTGGCCTGCGCGCAAGCCATCGACATGGCCACCGCGACGGGCGACAAGGCCTGGAAGGCACGCGCCGCGCTGCTCACGCCCATCGCGAAGTCCTTCGGCTCCGAGGTGGGCATCGATGTGGCCGAGCAGGGCGTGCAGATCCATGGTGGCATGGGCTTCGTCGAAGAGACAGGCGCCGCGCAGTACAGCCGCGACGTGCGCATCACGACGATCTACGAGGGCACCAACGGCATCCAGGCCATGGACCTCGTGGCCCGCAAGATGATGGATGGCGGCGAGGCCGCGAGCGCGCTCTTCGAGGAGATCGAGAGCCACGCGGAAGAGGCCAAGGCCCGCTTCCCGGAGCTTGCCAAGGCCGTGTGGCACGCCTGCGAGACGTTGTCGGAGACGACGGACTGGCTCGTGGCGCAAGGCGATCTGAACGATCGCTTTGCGGGCGCCGTGCCGTACATGCTGGGCTTTGCCCGCGTGCTCGGCGCGCATTTCCACTTGAAGGCCGCGATGGCCGGAGACGAGACCCGCGTGAAGATGGCGCGCTTTTATATCGAGCGTCTCCTGCCGCAGCATCTGGGCCATTTCGTCCATGCCAAAGCCGGTGCCGAGGGGATCTATGCGCTGACCGCAGACGAGCTCGCCGCGTGA
- a CDS encoding efflux RND transporter permease subunit, protein MLKGAGVFNYFVRHGTAANLLLVIMLFAGVVSFPQMRAQFFPDVVIDDVTVSVRWDGAGAEDVDRGIVQVLEPALLSVEGVTGTEGTSREGQGYVELEFEPNWDMARAADDVQLAVDAVAGDLPDGADDPSVRRGQWRDRVTDVVITGPVSVDQLGRFADEFVVRLYAEGVTRTTIRGVAAPSTVVEVTSLSLIRNDLSMRDIAQAIAAEATADPSGDISSAARVRTGQEARSADEIEAIVLRSNADGSQLRVGDVATVIVEGVDRDRSYFVGENPAISIRVDRSEQGDAIEMQRAVERVAAEQQATLPEGTRIDLIRTRAEAITGRLNILVDNGLMGLALVVGLLFLFLNARVAFWVAAGIPVAMSAAIALMYASGLTINMISLFALIITLGIVVDDAIVVGEHADYRRRKLGEAPQEAAANAARRMFLPVFSATITTIIAFFGLVAIGGRFGDLIAAIPFTVVVVLIASLIECFLILPNHMGHALKHADKQHWYDWPSRQVNRGFEWVRENGFRPLMRLVIWARYPVVAMAFVVLASQISLFMRGDVQWRFFNAPEQGSVTGNFAMAPGATREDSLAMMREMQRAAEELGAEYEERYGNNPIAYALAEIGGNSGRAIAGSETKDADQLGSLAIELIDADLRPYSSFAFVGEFQDRVRRHPLVETISFRSWGSGPGGASLEVNFQGADAETLKAASLMLQTELAQFPEVSAVEDNLAYDKEELILELTAQGNFLGFQIDDLGRVLRDRLSGIEAASFPDGPRSATIRVELPEGELTADFLERTQLRTAMGDYVPLADIVSVDRRIGFSTVRRENGIQRITVSGELSEDDPARATEIQGLLADDILPRVAERHNVTFELTGLAEQERNFLNDARTGLVLVLTGIFLTLAWIFSSWTRPLVVMFIIPFGLIGTIWGHYVWDVPLSMFSVVGLLGMVGIIINDSIVLVTTIDEYAEDRGLFPAIVDGACDRLRPVLLTTLTTVLGLTPLLYEGSSQAEFLKPTVITLAYGLGVGMFLVLLVVPAILAMQQDVGQQVTALRRALRSGRRAPEAGLTTVLATAAIAGIFALTLGWTLFSGAMHPVVPALVPMSGIAGALGAFVLGSLVVVIAAYTLAGLAVLARRARS, encoded by the coding sequence ATGCTCAAGGGCGCGGGCGTCTTCAATTATTTCGTGCGGCACGGCACGGCGGCGAACCTTCTTCTGGTCATCATGCTCTTTGCGGGGGTCGTCTCTTTCCCGCAGATGCGCGCGCAGTTTTTTCCCGACGTCGTCATCGACGACGTGACCGTCTCCGTCCGCTGGGATGGTGCGGGCGCGGAGGATGTGGATCGCGGCATCGTCCAGGTGCTCGAGCCCGCGCTCCTGAGCGTCGAGGGTGTGACCGGGACGGAAGGCACCTCCCGCGAGGGGCAGGGCTACGTGGAGCTCGAATTCGAGCCGAATTGGGACATGGCCCGCGCCGCTGACGATGTGCAGCTCGCGGTGGACGCAGTAGCTGGTGATCTGCCCGACGGGGCAGATGACCCGTCGGTCCGACGCGGGCAATGGCGCGACCGGGTGACCGATGTCGTCATCACGGGACCTGTCTCCGTCGACCAGTTAGGCCGGTTTGCCGATGAATTCGTGGTCCGCCTTTATGCCGAGGGTGTCACGCGGACCACCATCCGCGGCGTCGCCGCGCCCTCCACGGTCGTCGAGGTCACCTCGCTTTCGCTCATCCGCAACGACCTTTCCATGCGCGACATCGCCCAGGCGATCGCGGCGGAAGCGACGGCCGATCCCTCCGGTGACATCTCATCGGCGGCCCGCGTGCGCACCGGTCAGGAAGCGCGCAGCGCCGACGAGATCGAGGCGATCGTGCTGCGCTCAAACGCGGATGGCTCGCAATTGCGCGTGGGTGACGTGGCCACCGTCATCGTCGAGGGCGTGGACCGCGATCGCAGCTACTTTGTCGGCGAGAACCCGGCCATTTCGATCCGCGTGGATCGCTCCGAACAGGGTGATGCCATCGAAATGCAGCGCGCGGTGGAGCGCGTGGCTGCCGAGCAGCAGGCCACGCTGCCCGAGGGCACCCGGATCGACCTCATCCGCACCCGTGCCGAAGCGATCACGGGCCGCCTCAACATCCTCGTGGACAACGGCCTCATGGGCCTCGCGCTCGTCGTCGGGCTTCTCTTCCTCTTCCTGAATGCGCGCGTGGCGTTCTGGGTGGCAGCGGGTATCCCGGTGGCGATGTCCGCGGCCATCGCGCTCATGTACGCCTCGGGCCTCACGATCAACATGATCTCGCTCTTCGCGCTCATCATCACGCTGGGCATCGTCGTGGACGATGCGATCGTGGTGGGCGAGCACGCGGACTATCGGCGCCGAAAGCTCGGAGAGGCACCGCAAGAGGCCGCCGCAAATGCCGCGCGGCGCATGTTCCTGCCGGTCTTCTCCGCCACCATTACGACGATCATCGCCTTCTTTGGCCTCGTGGCCATCGGGGGCCGCTTCGGCGATCTCATCGCCGCGATCCCGTTCACGGTCGTCGTCGTGCTGATCGCCTCGCTCATCGAGTGCTTCCTCATCCTGCCCAATCACATGGGCCATGCCCTCAAACACGCCGACAAGCAGCATTGGTACGATTGGCCCTCGCGGCAGGTGAACCGCGGCTTTGAATGGGTACGCGAGAATGGCTTCCGCCCGCTCATGCGCCTCGTGATCTGGGCGCGCTATCCGGTCGTGGCCATGGCCTTCGTCGTGCTCGCCTCGCAGATCTCGCTCTTCATGCGCGGCGACGTGCAGTGGCGCTTCTTCAACGCGCCCGAGCAGGGGAGCGTCACGGGCAACTTCGCCATGGCTCCCGGCGCCACGCGGGAGGACAGCCTCGCCATGATGCGGGAGATGCAGCGCGCGGCCGAGGAGCTCGGCGCGGAATACGAGGAGCGCTACGGCAACAACCCCATCGCCTACGCCCTCGCCGAGATCGGCGGCAATTCCGGCCGCGCCATCGCAGGCTCGGAGACGAAGGACGCAGATCAGCTCGGGTCGCTGGCCATCGAGCTCATCGATGCCGACCTGCGCCCCTATTCATCCTTTGCCTTCGTGGGCGAGTTCCAGGACCGCGTACGCAGGCACCCGCTGGTGGAGACGATCTCCTTCCGGTCCTGGGGGTCAGGGCCCGGCGGTGCGTCGCTCGAAGTGAACTTCCAGGGCGCGGACGCGGAGACGCTGAAAGCTGCGTCACTCATGCTTCAGACGGAGCTGGCGCAATTCCCGGAAGTGTCCGCCGTCGAGGATAACCTCGCCTATGACAAGGAAGAGCTCATCCTCGAGCTCACCGCGCAGGGCAATTTCCTCGGCTTCCAGATCGATGATCTGGGCCGTGTGCTGCGGGACCGGCTAAGCGGGATCGAAGCCGCCAGTTTCCCCGACGGGCCACGTTCTGCCACCATCCGCGTGGAGCTGCCGGAGGGCGAACTCACGGCCGATTTCCTAGAGCGGACGCAGCTGCGCACTGCGATGGGCGACTATGTCCCGCTCGCCGATATCGTGAGTGTGGATCGCCGGATCGGCTTCTCCACTGTGCGGCGTGAGAACGGCATCCAGCGCATTACCGTCTCGGGCGAGCTGAGCGAGGACGATCCCGCGCGCGCCACGGAGATCCAGGGTCTTCTCGCCGATGACATCCTTCCGCGCGTGGCCGAGCGCCACAACGTGACCTTCGAGCTAACCGGCCTCGCCGAACAGGAACGCAACTTCCTGAACGACGCGCGGACGGGCCTCGTGCTCGTGTTGACGGGAATTTTCCTGACGCTCGCGTGGATTTTCTCGAGTTGGACGCGGCCGCTAGTGGTGATGTTCATCATACCCTTCGGCCTCATCGGGACGATTTGGGGCCACTATGTCTGGGACGTGCCGCTTTCGATGTTCTCGGTCGTGGGGCTATTGGGGATGGTCGGGATCATCATCAACGACTCGATCGTGCTGGTGACGACCATCGACGAGTACGCTGAGGACCGAGGGCTTTTCCCAGCCATCGTCGACGGTGCCTGCGACCGGCTGCGGCCCGTGCTTCTCACCACCTTGACCACCGTTCTGGGCCTCACGCCCCTCCTTTACGAGGGCTCGAGCCAGGCGGAATTCCTGAAGCCCACCGTCATCACGCTGGCCTACGGGCTGGGCGTGGGGATGTTCCTCGTGTTGCTTGTGGTGCCCGCCATCCTCGCGATGCAGCAGGATGTGGGTCAGCAGGTCACGGCGCTGCGCCGGGCCTTGCGGTCCGGGCGTCGCGCGCCGGAGGCTGGCTTGACGACAGTTCTCGCGACGGCGGCCATCGCAGGCATTTTTGCGCTGACACTTGGCTGGACGCTCTTTTCCGGTGCCATGCATCCCGTCGTGCCGGCCCTCGTGCCGATGTCGGGTATCGCGGGCGCGCTGGGCGCCTTCGTGCTGGGTAGTCTCGTTGTGGTGATCGCCGCCTACACGCTGGCGGGGCTTGCCGTGCTCGCGCGCCGCGCGCGCTCCTAG